One Bacteroidales bacterium genomic window carries:
- a CDS encoding transposase produces MRSYDGGKRIKGCKRHIVTDTLVLLLVVVVHSAGIHDCKSAGGCFNQIKDGLFYNGQVFC; encoded by the coding sequence ATCAGGAGTTACGACGGAGGCAAACGGATAAAGGGCTGTAAACGACATATCGTAACTGATACCCTGGTATTACTGTTGGTTGTGGTGGTTCATTCCGCCGGAATCCATGACTGTAAATCTGCTGGGGGATGTTTTAACCAGATCAAGGATGGACTTTTTTACAATGGCCAGGTTTTTTGCTGA